From the Plectropomus leopardus isolate mb unplaced genomic scaffold, YSFRI_Pleo_2.0 unplaced_scaffold11075, whole genome shotgun sequence genome, the window ttgcaattttaaattttaaattaatttttttaaatgtgattagTTGACATGTGCATACTTGATTgtcatttacacaaatgtctaaccAACACCCTGCCATCCAGGTTTACACAAATAACGAAAATAAGGAATAgataactaaataataaaaatctgtctATTTGCATGCACTGACTTATCTTGCTACCTCTGCATTTTAATCTGCTCAGAGAGTGTCTCAAAATCTTGGAGTTTACGTGTAATTTCTGCAAAGAACTGTGTTCTAGTGTCTTTATATGCGCCACATGGTAACAGTAAATGTTGCATTGTCTCCACCTCTGTTTGTGGACGGAGCTGAGACAGCCTGTCCTCTGTATGAGTAATTTCCGAcggcacatgaaggcagcattaaaGGCGCGCTCCCCGGACTCCGCGCATCTGTCAGTCTGAAGAGGCTCCAGCTCCGACAGCGAGTCTCTGAACTCAACCTGGACGCGTACGATAAAGAACCGACCGACCAATTTGGTTCGTCTGTTATCGTCTTAACGGTAACACATTTtatctaataaaaacaaaaattactcCCCACTGTCGCAAGTTGTTGTAGTTTAAAACAGTCCGGGGTTCACTCTGCTGTGATGCACGGGTTagccagctaacgttagccggaGAGAGCTAGAACCGTTAGGGGGGAGTAGCGGAGTCCGTGCTCCTTCTTTGAACCGTGTTTGGAGGGGTGAATAAACCGGactaaacatggagaaaagtAACCGTTTTGTAGAGCTGTACCACTATCTCCAAGACCCACACCTCGTCGCCCGCTTCCAGCGCTTTTGTGGGGTTCACGGGACGTTTTCGAGAACCGTCTGTGCTGGTACCAAGGACCGGACTCACTCTCAGAACAACGGGGCTTGCCATCACCACAGCGCGGGGAATGAGGGTGAAAACTTGGCTGTTATCGGAGCAGGAGAAGGGGAAATACCAACAAGGAAGAGGGTTATCGATTCAGAAGTGGCGAACATCAgtgaaaaactcccccaaaacgGGGCAGTTGTTTCCACAGCGACTGCAGGCGGGGAGACGGTTGGTTTGGGGAGTAACGGTCGCAGAGTCGCCGGGGCCACCGAACCAGAGCAGCGGGAGAAGGAGAGCGGAGCCCCGGGGTGCAGCACGGTGAAACCCCGCCGGAAGAACTCTCTCACAGGCGACGCCGGGCAGGAGTTTCTCATCCAGAACCGGTTTTTGTATTACATGTTCACTTTCGGGACCGAGCTGGGCAACGAGCTGTTCTACATCACCTTCTTCCCCTTCGTCATCTGGAGCATCGACGCGTTTGTGGGCAGGAGGCTGATCATGGTGTGGGTCTGGGTCATGTACCTGGGGCAGTGCACCAAGGATGTGCTCGGGTGGTCCCGGCCAGCCTCACCACCTGTGGTCAAAGTGGAAGTGTTTTACAACTCTGAGTACAGCATGCCGTCCACACACGCCATGTCGGGCACGGCCATCCCCTTCTCCCTGTTCTTCATGACCTACGGCCGCTGGGAGGTACAGTACATGCACATAACATGCtcctaaaatgtgacaaaatgtttgaaatttgtAATGCAGAAGCAGGGGAGAAAGGGAAGTTGGCAGGAGCtgcagtactgtgcaaaagtctcaGGCCACCTTATGCTTTGTTATTTTACCAAGGTTGTAATGACCATACACATTTTTAGTAGTCTCTTTTTTAGAATACAACCAGGACATAAAGGGGATTTTGTATAAAGTATGAAAAACTCAAATTATTCAGAATAAACCAtcttcaacaggctaaagttgcaCCTGTTTAGATTGACTTCCCTTTTCTTTTAGCATGTCTTTAACCTTCTTaggcagaca encodes:
- the LOC121963384 gene encoding sphingosine-1-phosphate phosphatase 1-like; the encoded protein is MEKSNRFVELYHYLQDPHLVARFQRFCGVHGTFSRTVCAGTKDRTHSQNNGACHHHSAGNEGENLAVIGAGEGEIPTRKRVIDSEVANISEKLPQNGAVVSTATAGGETVGLGSNGRRVAGATEPEQREKESGAPGCSTVKPRRKNSLTGDAGQEFLIQNRFLYYMFTFGTELGNELFYITFFPFVIWSIDAFVGRRLIMVWVWVMYLGQCTKDVLGWSRPASPPVVKVEVFYNSEYSMPSTHAMSGTAIPFSLFFMTYGRWE